Proteins from a single region of Candidatus Woesearchaeota archaeon:
- a CDS encoding site-specific DNA-methyltransferase, with translation MGNKSHYNSGHIAMNKLKKNGVAHSSFIESQLPQKTYHGLFVEDAVKFLKKLPDNSVQLILIDPPYNLDLAIWDTFSNYLEWARQWLDEIYRVLLETGNCVIFGGFQYQDLKKGDLLEIMHYTRHNTDLRFTNLIIWYYKNGMSAHRFFANRHEEAIWLSKTNKYFFDLDSVRIPFDEETKELYKRDKRLNPESVEKGKNPTNVWEISRLNGNSVERVGHPTQKPLELIRRFVKSLSYPGSLVLDFFAGSGTTGRICIEESRNSILVDSDPKMLEYFDLHLKNMNGRLFSAQHCIKINPDLNEFLELVKTESKVEAE, from the coding sequence ATGGGAAATAAATCACATTACAATTCAGGGCATATAGCAATGAACAAGCTCAAAAAAAATGGGGTTGCTCATAGTAGTTTCATTGAATCTCAACTGCCGCAAAAAACTTATCACGGTTTATTCGTTGAGGACGCAGTTAAGTTTCTGAAAAAACTACCTGATAATTCGGTACAATTAATTTTGATTGACCCACCATATAATCTCGATTTGGCAATATGGGACACATTTAGCAATTATTTAGAATGGGCAAGGCAATGGTTGGACGAAATTTACAGGGTGCTTTTAGAAACGGGTAATTGCGTAATATTTGGCGGATTCCAATATCAAGATCTTAAAAAAGGAGACTTGTTGGAGATTATGCACTACACAAGACATAATACCGATTTGCGTTTCACTAATCTAATAATTTGGTATTACAAAAACGGAATGAGTGCGCACCGCTTTTTCGCCAACAGACACGAAGAAGCTATTTGGCTTTCAAAAACAAATAAATATTTCTTTGACTTAGATTCTGTTCGTATTCCGTTTGATGAAGAAACCAAAGAACTTTATAAGCGAGATAAGCGACTAAATCCTGAAAGCGTTGAGAAAGGCAAAAACCCAACTAATGTTTGGGAGATTAGCAGATTAAATGGCAATTCAGTTGAACGCGTGGGACACCCAACACAAAAACCACTTGAACTGATAAGAAGGTTTGTAAAAAGTCTTTCTTACCCTGGTTCTTTAGTACTTGACTTTTTTGCAGGTTCAGGAACTACGGGCCGCATTTGCATTGAAGAAAGCAGAAATTCAATTCTTGTGGACAGCGACCCAAAAATGTTGGAATATTTTGACTTACATCTAAAAAATATGAACGGCAGATTGTTTTCTGCACAGCATTGCATAAAAATCAATCCTGACTTGAATGAGTTTTTAGAGTTGGTAAAAACTGAAAGTAAAGTCGAAGCAGAATAA